Within Candidatus Eremiobacterota bacterium, the genomic segment TCACTACGGCAAAGACTTTCTGGATTTACGAGGTGACCACAAGGGCTCCTCTCATGGGACGGTAAACAGCGTCCCCCATTGAGCCCCCAAGGAGGATGATATGAGGAGAGTTCTGGGAATATTGCTGTTTCTCCTGATGACGGGATTTTCCTGGGCAGGCGAGGGAAAGGTGCTCACTTTTGAGACGCTCATGCAGTTCAGGAGAATAAGCGCCCCCATAGTATCGCCTGACGGGAGCCGCCTGGTCTTCGTGGTCTCACGGGCGGACCTGGAAGCCAATCTTTTCAACAGCGACCTGTGGATTGCCGGGGCTGCCGGCGGGATGGTGAGGCAGTTTACCCAGGGCTCCGGGAAGGATGGATCACCCGCATGGTCTCCCGACGGGAAGAGAATCGTCTTCGTTTCCGACAGGGGAGGGAAGGATCAGCTCTATCTTATTGACATCGGCGGCGGCGAGGCCTGGCAGCTCACGAAGCTCAGCACCGGCGCGGCAGACCCTCTATGGTCACCTGACGGCAAATATATCCTCTTCACGTCCACGGTCTATCCCGAATGCGCCGGTGACGAGGGACAGAAAAAGAAGCTGGAGGAGGAGAAAGCCTCACGCGTCAAGGCAAAGGTTTATGAGAGCCTTCTCTACCGCCACTGGGATCATTTCCGCAATGGAAAAAGAAGCCATCTCTTCATCGTGTCCGCCGCCGGGGGGACGGAGCGCGATCTTACCGCCGGCGCTGACTCTGATGTGCCGCCTCTTGCCCTTGGCGGCAGGCGTGATTTCTGCTTCTCTCCCGACTCAAGGGAGATATGCTACACGGCGAATACCGACAAGATGCTTACCCTCAGCACCAACAATGATCTCTTCGTGATCCCTGCAGCAGGAGGCAAGGCCAAAAGGATTACCGCCAACGCAGCCAACGACAACCAGCCCCTCTATTCACCTGATGGTGCCTTTATCGCTTACAGGGCGCAGATGAAGGCGGGCTACGAATCGGACCGTTACCGCCTCATGCTTTATGAAAGGGGCACAGGGACAGTGCGGAACCTCACGGAGCCCTTGGACCGCTCCGTCGATGAGGTCATCTGGGCTCCGGACAGCAGGGGCCTTTACTTCACCGCCATGGATGAGGGATACTCTTCACTGTACAGGGTTTCCACGAAAGGAAACGATGCGCAGAAGCTTCTGGGAGGCTCTTACAATCACTCTTTTTCCCTCTCACCGGACGGGAAGCGTTTTTACTTTCTCAGGGAAAGCTCGGCGCGGCCTGCAGAGATATTCACGGCTCCATCACGCGGTGGCGAGGCAAGGGAACTCACCTTTCTCAACCAGGGTCTTGTCTCCAGGCTCGCCATGAGAGCGGCCGAAGAATTTTCCTATCCTGGCGCAGGAGGCGCCAGGGTCCACGGCTTTCTTATCAAGCCGCCCGGTTTTGACGCCGGGAAGAAATACCCCCTGGTGCTCCTGATCCACGGGGGCCCCCAGCAGATGTGGGGCGATACCTTCGGGGCAAGCTGGAACCCCCAGGTCTTTGCAGCGTGCGGCTTTGTCGTGGCCAAGATCAACCCGAGAGGGAGCGAGGGCTACGGGCAGCAGTTCTGCGACGAGATCAACAGGGACTGGGGCGGGAAGCCCTATGAAGATCTTATGTCGGGCGTGGACTTTCTCGTATCCCGCTATCCCTTCATAGACCAGAGCCGCCTGGGCGCTGCAGGAGCATCTTACGGCGGCTATATGGTGAACTGGATCGCCGGGCACACCACCCGCTTCAAGTGCCTCATATCCATAGCCGGGTGCTATAACCTTACGGGCAAATACGGCGCCACCGATGAGCTCTGGTTTCCCGAGTGGGAGTTCGGAGGGCCTCCCTGGAGTTCAGACGGCCAGTACGAGAAATGGTCCCCCAGTTCTTTTGCCGCGTCGATAAAGACGCCCACGCTTGTGATCCATGGGCAGCAGGACTTTCGGGTGCCCGTCACCGAGGGCATGGCCATGTTCACCACGCTCCAGAGGCAGGGGATCCCTTCGCAGTTTCTCTATTTCCCCGACGAGGGACACTGGATTTCAAAGCCCCTGAACCTTGAGCTCTACCTCGCCACGATAAGGAAGTGGCTCGAGCACTGGCTCGGGAAATAGCCGCGCCTTCCTGAAGGAACCCTCCCTTTTCTGTTGAATATAAGCATGTTTTTTTATCGTTTCATTTACCCGCGGGGGGTGGTGCTTTTCACCAGGTAATGCCGCGAGACTTTTCCCCGGGCTCTGCCCCGGGTGACGTAAAACTTTAAGGGAGGTATGGAATGAAGAAGAGGACTTTACTCTGGGGAGGAATGCTGCTGGTGCTGGCCCTCACGGTATGCCTGCTTGCAGGGCCCATGGGGTGCGGCGGATACGGAGGCGATTCAAGCGGCGGATCAGGCAACAAGTACGGCTGGAATAAATCAACGGGCACGGTGGGCGGCTACTGCTACTCGCCTTCTGCAACAGGCCGCGGTGACATCGTGGTGGCAAAGCAGATCACAAATCTCCCTCCCGGATACGTGGCAAAATCGGGCATCAAGGTGAGGGGTACCAACACCAATGCCGAGGCGGTCTCTGATTCCGAAGGGTACTTTGAGCTCCAGGACGTGACCGTGGGATATGCCTGCACGCTCTCTTTTTACGAGAACGACGTGCTTATGAGCACCCTCACCGTTGACAATGTGGAGCCCGACTCTGAAGGTGTTACCCTGGCGACTTCGCAGGGCTATGAGGCGTGTCTCATACCGCCGGCAAAGAAGCCCTGGACCTATATCTGCTATATCGCCGCGGACAACAGCCTGGGTGCAGCGCAATCAGGCTATCCTCCCTATGCGGAAAATGTCATCGACCAGATGGAGGTGGTAGGCTCCAGCACTGCGGTGAATGTAGTGGCATTCCTGGACGAGCCGAGCCAGAATTCCAAGATTTATTACGTGATCAAAGATCCCAATTACAAAGTGC encodes:
- a CDS encoding S9 family peptidase, with amino-acid sequence MRRVLGILLFLLMTGFSWAGEGKVLTFETLMQFRRISAPIVSPDGSRLVFVVSRADLEANLFNSDLWIAGAAGGMVRQFTQGSGKDGSPAWSPDGKRIVFVSDRGGKDQLYLIDIGGGEAWQLTKLSTGAADPLWSPDGKYILFTSTVYPECAGDEGQKKKLEEEKASRVKAKVYESLLYRHWDHFRNGKRSHLFIVSAAGGTERDLTAGADSDVPPLALGGRRDFCFSPDSREICYTANTDKMLTLSTNNDLFVIPAAGGKAKRITANAANDNQPLYSPDGAFIAYRAQMKAGYESDRYRLMLYERGTGTVRNLTEPLDRSVDEVIWAPDSRGLYFTAMDEGYSSLYRVSTKGNDAQKLLGGSYNHSFSLSPDGKRFYFLRESSARPAEIFTAPSRGGEARELTFLNQGLVSRLAMRAAEEFSYPGAGGARVHGFLIKPPGFDAGKKYPLVLLIHGGPQQMWGDTFGASWNPQVFAACGFVVAKINPRGSEGYGQQFCDEINRDWGGKPYEDLMSGVDFLVSRYPFIDQSRLGAAGASYGGYMVNWIAGHTTRFKCLISIAGCYNLTGKYGATDELWFPEWEFGGPPWSSDGQYEKWSPSSFAASIKTPTLVIHGQQDFRVPVTEGMAMFTTLQRQGIPSQFLYFPDEGHWISKPLNLELYLATIRKWLEHWLGK